In the genome of Kitasatospora cathayae, one region contains:
- the rpsO gene encoding 30S ribosomal protein S15, which translates to MALASDVKKQIIAEFGQKEGDTGSPEVQVAMLSRRISDLTEHLKFHKHDHHSRRGLLILVGQRRRLLQYLAKKDIERFRTLVDRLGIRRGAAGGAR; encoded by the coding sequence GTGGCTCTCGCCTCTGACGTGAAGAAGCAGATCATCGCCGAGTTCGGCCAGAAGGAGGGCGACACCGGCTCCCCCGAGGTCCAGGTCGCCATGCTCTCCCGCCGCATCTCGGACCTGACCGAGCACCTCAAGTTCCACAAGCACGACCACCACTCGCGTCGTGGCCTGCTGATCCTGGTCGGCCAGCGCCGCCGCCTCCTGCAGTACCTGGCCAAGAAGGACATCGAGCGCTTCCGTACGCTCGTCGACCGCCTGGGCATCCGCCGCGGTGCCGCCGGCGGCGCCCGCTAA
- a CDS encoding polyribonucleotide nucleotidyltransferase — MEENVFYAEAVIDNGSFGTRTIRFETGRLARQAAGSAVAYLDDDTMVLSATSASKQPKEHFDFFPLTVDVEERMYAAGRIPGSFFRREGRPSEDAILTCRLIDRPLRPSFVKGLRNEVQVVCTVMALNPDHLYDVVAINAASASTQLAGLPFSGPIGGVRVALIKGQWVAFPTHSELESAVFDMVVAGRVLPDGDVAIMMVEAEATDKTIKLVEGGAEAPTEEVVAAGLEAAKPFIKVLCAAQSQLAAQAAKPTAEFPVFLDYQDDVLAALTAAVKDELAQALTIPGKQERNNELDRVKAVAAEKLLPEFEGREKEISAAYNALTKKIVRERVIKDKVRIDGRGVTDIRTLAAEVEAIPRVHGSALFERGETQILGVTTLNMLRMEQQLDTLSPETRRRYMHNYNFPPYSVGETGRVGSPKRREIGHGALAERAILPVLPTREEFPYAIRQVSEALGSNGSTSMGSVCASTMSLLNAGVPLKAAVAGIAMGLISQEIDGETHYVALTDILGAEDAYGDMDFKVAGTRNFITALQLDTKLNGIPASVLAAALKQARDARLHILDVMNEAIDSPDEMSPNAPRIITIKIPVDKIGEVIGPKGKMINQIQEDTGAEITIEDDGTIYIGAADGPAAEAARTTINQIANPTMPEVGERYLGTVVKTTTFGAFVSLMPGKDGLLHISQIRKLAGGKRVENVEDVLGVGAKVQVEIAEIDPRGKLSLIPVIEGEEAGEAASE; from the coding sequence GTGGAAGAGAACGTGTTCTACGCCGAGGCCGTGATCGACAACGGTTCCTTCGGCACCCGTACCATCCGCTTCGAGACCGGCCGTCTGGCCCGTCAGGCCGCCGGCTCCGCCGTGGCCTACCTGGACGACGACACCATGGTGCTGTCGGCCACCAGCGCGTCCAAGCAGCCGAAGGAGCACTTCGACTTCTTCCCGCTGACCGTGGACGTCGAGGAGCGGATGTACGCCGCCGGCCGCATCCCCGGCTCGTTCTTCCGTCGCGAGGGCCGGCCGTCCGAGGACGCGATCCTCACCTGCCGCCTGATCGACCGCCCGCTGCGCCCGTCCTTCGTCAAGGGCCTGCGCAACGAGGTCCAGGTCGTCTGCACCGTGATGGCGCTCAACCCCGACCACCTGTACGACGTGGTCGCCATCAACGCCGCCTCCGCCTCCACCCAGCTGGCGGGCCTGCCGTTCTCCGGCCCGATCGGCGGCGTGCGCGTCGCGCTGATCAAGGGCCAGTGGGTCGCCTTCCCGACCCACAGCGAGCTGGAGTCGGCCGTCTTCGACATGGTCGTCGCCGGTCGCGTCCTGCCGGACGGCGACGTCGCGATCATGATGGTCGAGGCCGAGGCCACCGACAAGACCATCAAGCTGGTCGAGGGCGGCGCCGAGGCGCCGACCGAGGAGGTCGTGGCCGCCGGCCTCGAGGCCGCCAAGCCGTTCATCAAGGTGCTGTGCGCCGCGCAGTCGCAGCTGGCCGCCCAGGCCGCCAAGCCGACCGCCGAGTTCCCGGTCTTCCTGGACTACCAGGACGACGTCCTCGCCGCGCTGACCGCCGCCGTCAAGGACGAGCTGGCCCAGGCCCTGACCATCCCGGGCAAGCAGGAGCGCAACAACGAGCTGGACCGCGTCAAGGCCGTCGCGGCCGAGAAGCTGCTCCCCGAGTTCGAGGGCCGCGAGAAGGAGATCAGCGCCGCTTACAACGCGCTGACCAAGAAGATCGTCCGCGAGCGCGTCATCAAGGACAAGGTCCGCATCGACGGCCGCGGCGTCACCGACATCCGCACCCTGGCCGCCGAGGTCGAGGCCATCCCGCGCGTCCACGGCTCGGCGCTGTTCGAGCGCGGCGAGACCCAGATCCTGGGTGTCACCACGCTGAACATGCTCCGCATGGAGCAGCAGCTCGACACGCTCTCGCCGGAGACGCGTCGCCGTTACATGCACAACTACAACTTCCCGCCGTACTCGGTCGGCGAGACCGGCCGCGTGGGCTCGCCCAAGCGCCGCGAGATCGGCCACGGCGCCCTGGCCGAGCGCGCCATCCTGCCGGTCCTGCCGACCCGCGAGGAGTTCCCGTACGCCATCCGCCAGGTCTCCGAGGCGCTCGGCTCCAACGGCTCCACCTCGATGGGCTCGGTCTGCGCCTCGACCATGTCGCTGCTGAACGCCGGTGTGCCGCTGAAGGCCGCCGTCGCCGGCATCGCCATGGGCCTGATCTCCCAGGAGATCGACGGTGAGACCCACTACGTCGCGCTGACCGACATCCTGGGTGCCGAGGACGCGTACGGCGACATGGACTTCAAGGTCGCCGGTACCCGCAACTTCATCACCGCGCTGCAGCTGGACACCAAGCTCAACGGCATCCCGGCCTCCGTGCTGGCCGCCGCGCTGAAGCAGGCCCGCGACGCCCGCCTGCACATCCTCGACGTGATGAACGAGGCCATCGACTCGCCCGACGAGATGTCCCCGAACGCGCCGCGCATCATCACCATCAAGATCCCGGTGGACAAGATCGGCGAGGTCATCGGCCCCAAGGGCAAGATGATCAACCAGATCCAGGAGGACACCGGCGCCGAGATCACGATCGAGGACGACGGCACCATCTACATCGGTGCCGCCGACGGCCCGGCCGCCGAGGCCGCCCGCACCACGATCAACCAGATCGCCAACCCGACCATGCCGGAGGTCGGCGAGCGCTACCTGGGCACCGTGGTCAAGACCACGACGTTCGGCGCGTTCGTCTCGCTCATGCCGGGCAAGGACGGCCTGCTGCACATCTCGCAGATCCGCAAGCTGGCCGGCGGCAAGCGCGTGGAGAACGTCGAGGACGTCCTCGGCGTCGGCGCCAAGGTGCAGGTCGAGATCGCCGAGATCGACCCGCGCGGCAAGCTCTCCCTGATCCCGGTCATCGAGGGCGAGGAAGCCGGCGAGGCCGCTTCCGAGTGA
- a CDS encoding M16 family metallopeptidase, with amino-acid sequence MAQAPAVKQRPGSTRTLLKGVDGAGTVRRTVLPGGLRVVTETLPTVRSATFGIWVGVGSRDETPQLNGATHYLEHLLFKGTERRSALDISAALDAVGGEMNAFTAKENTCYYARVLDTDLPLAIDVVCDMLTGSLIRPEDVDAERGVILEEMAMAEDDPGDVVHDLFAKVIYGSGPLGRPILGTQETIKALTRDQIAGFYHRRYRPEHLVVAAAGNLDHRKVVKQVEQAFAPVLARSTAAPAEARRGVKALRTAGRIEVLNRSTEQAHLVLGVPGVPRHDERRWAMGVLNAALGGGMSSRLFQEVREKRGLAYSVYSYSSSYADSGLFGIYAGCQPKRVEEVLRICRQELAKVVAEGITEEELHRAIGQISGSTVLGMEDTGSLMNRIGKAELSYGHHLSVDDMLERIAAVTLEDVHAVARDVLGAYRPSLALIGPVNDKRAAKLADLLV; translated from the coding sequence GTGGCCCAGGCCCCGGCGGTAAAGCAGCGTCCCGGCAGCACCCGGACCCTGCTCAAGGGCGTCGACGGCGCCGGCACGGTGCGCCGCACCGTGCTGCCCGGCGGCCTGCGGGTCGTCACCGAGACCCTGCCGACGGTGCGCTCCGCGACCTTCGGCATCTGGGTCGGCGTCGGCTCGCGGGACGAGACCCCGCAGCTCAACGGCGCGACCCACTACCTGGAGCACCTGCTCTTCAAGGGCACCGAGCGGCGCAGCGCGCTGGACATCTCGGCGGCCCTGGACGCGGTCGGCGGCGAGATGAACGCCTTCACCGCGAAGGAGAACACCTGCTACTACGCCCGGGTCCTGGACACCGACCTGCCGCTGGCCATCGACGTGGTCTGCGACATGCTCACCGGCTCGCTGATCCGCCCCGAGGACGTCGACGCCGAGCGCGGCGTCATCCTCGAGGAGATGGCGATGGCCGAGGACGACCCGGGCGACGTGGTCCACGACCTGTTCGCCAAGGTGATCTACGGCAGCGGCCCGCTCGGCCGCCCGATCCTCGGCACCCAGGAGACCATCAAGGCGCTCACCCGGGACCAGATCGCCGGCTTCTACCACCGCCGCTACCGCCCGGAGCACCTGGTCGTCGCCGCGGCCGGCAACCTCGACCACCGCAAGGTGGTCAAGCAGGTCGAACAGGCCTTCGCCCCGGTGCTGGCCCGCTCCACCGCGGCACCCGCGGAGGCCCGCCGCGGCGTCAAGGCGCTGCGCACGGCTGGCAGGATCGAGGTGCTCAACCGCTCCACCGAGCAGGCCCACCTGGTGCTGGGCGTGCCCGGGGTGCCCCGGCACGACGAGCGCCGCTGGGCGATGGGCGTGCTCAACGCGGCCCTGGGCGGCGGGATGAGCTCCCGGCTGTTCCAGGAGGTCCGGGAGAAGCGCGGCCTGGCGTACTCGGTCTACTCGTACTCCTCCTCGTACGCGGACAGCGGCCTGTTCGGCATCTACGCCGGCTGCCAGCCCAAGCGGGTCGAGGAGGTGCTGCGGATCTGCCGCCAGGAGCTGGCCAAGGTGGTCGCCGAGGGCATCACCGAGGAGGAGCTGCACCGCGCGATCGGGCAGATCTCCGGCTCCACCGTGCTCGGCATGGAGGACACCGGCTCGCTGATGAACCGGATCGGCAAGGCCGAGCTCAGCTACGGGCACCACCTGTCGGTGGACGACATGCTGGAGCGGATCGCGGCCGTGACCCTGGAGGACGTCCACGCGGTGGCCCGTGATGTGCTGGGCGCGTACCGGCCGTCGCTGGCGCTGATCGGTCCGGTCAACGACAAGCGGGCCGCCAAGCTCGCCGATCTGCTGGTCTGA